Proteins from a genomic interval of Candidatus Annandia pinicola:
- a CDS encoding S1 domain-containing protein produces the protein MKVHLFIKKNDIIKVNARSIKYVFFIKNKKIINII, from the coding sequence ATTAAAGTTCATTTATTTATAAAAAAAAATGATATAATTAAAGTAAACGCTCGTTCAATAAAATATGTTTTTTTTATTAAAAATAAAAAAATTATAAATATTATATAA
- the leuA gene encoding 2-isopropylmalate synthase, translated as MNNKVIIFDTTLRDGEQSLQSSLNVNNKLEIAFSLERMGIDIIEVGFPISSPGEFESVKTIAKNIKKSRICALARCLKKDIDAAYESLKFSNFYRIHIFIATSPIHIKTKLKSKLSDIICLAVNMVKYAKKYTDDIEFSCEDGGRTPINDLCYIIESVIKAGANTINIPDTVGYTLPNEYGNIIKKIMNSVINIDKAIISVHTHNDLGMATGNAISAIQYGARQVEGTINGLGERAGNCALEEVIMAIHTRKKILNLFTNINHKEIYNTSKIISKICNINIPMNKSIVGSNAFSHSSGIHQDGVLKNRENYEIMTPKFIGLNKSKLNLTSRSGRAAVKHRMKKMGYKSNEYNINKLYSLFLKFADKNGQVFDYNLEHLAFLKKKNEILNYFSLKYFNITSNLKTKSTAFIKIWCGKNLKSDISIGYGPIDALYKVIKKITLLNIKIIKYKLKFQNNNKKKISITLIYNNRKFYGIGIDYDILKSSIISIINALNNIWLSNKVKTKLKKI; from the coding sequence TTGAATAATAAAGTTATAATTTTTGATACTACTTTGAGAGATGGAGAACAATCATTACAATCAAGTTTAAATGTAAATAATAAATTAGAAATCGCTTTTTCTTTAGAACGTATGGGTATTGATATTATTGAAGTTGGATTTCCTATATCTTCTCCAGGAGAATTTGAATCAGTAAAAACTATAGCAAAAAATATAAAAAAAAGTAGAATATGTGCTTTAGCTAGATGTTTAAAAAAAGATATTGATGCTGCTTATGAATCTTTAAAGTTTTCTAATTTTTATAGAATACATATTTTTATTGCTACTTCACCAATACATATAAAAACTAAATTAAAAAGTAAATTATCAGATATAATTTGTCTTGCTGTAAATATGGTTAAATATGCAAAAAAATATACTGATGATATAGAGTTTTCTTGTGAAGATGGTGGAAGAACACCAATTAATGATTTATGTTATATAATAGAATCAGTTATAAAAGCAGGAGCAAACACAATTAATATACCTGATACTGTTGGATATACATTACCAAATGAATACGGTAATATTATAAAAAAAATTATGAATAGTGTAATTAATATTGATAAAGCTATTATTTCAGTTCATACTCATAATGATTTAGGAATGGCAACAGGTAATGCTATTTCTGCAATACAATATGGGGCAAGACAAGTAGAAGGAACAATTAATGGTTTGGGCGAAAGAGCAGGAAATTGTGCTTTAGAAGAAGTTATTATGGCAATACATACTAGAAAAAAAATATTAAATTTATTTACTAATATAAATCATAAAGAAATATATAATACTAGTAAAATTATAAGTAAAATATGCAATATAAATATACCTATGAATAAATCTATAGTTGGTTCTAATGCTTTTTCACATTCTTCAGGTATTCATCAAGACGGGGTTTTAAAAAATAGAGAAAATTATGAAATTATGACTCCAAAATTTATTGGATTAAATAAATCAAAATTAAACTTAACATCAAGATCAGGAAGAGCAGCGGTTAAACATAGAATGAAAAAAATGGGTTATAAAAGTAATGAATATAATATAAATAAATTATATTCTTTATTTTTAAAATTTGCAGATAAAAATGGTCAAGTATTTGATTATAATTTAGAACATTTAGCTTTTTTAAAAAAAAAAAATGAAATATTAAATTATTTTTCTTTAAAATATTTTAATATTACTTCAAATTTAAAAACTAAATCTACAGCATTTATTAAAATATGGTGTGGTAAAAATTTAAAATCTGATATATCAATTGGTTATGGACCAATTGATGCTTTATATAAAGTTATAAAAAAAATAACATTATTAAATATTAAAATAATAAAATATAAATTAAAATTTCAAAATAATAATAAAAAAAAAATCAGTATTACATTAATTTATAATAATCGTAAATTTTACGGTATAGGTATAGATTATGATATTTTAAAATCTTCAATTATATCTATAATTAATGCTTTAAATAACATTTGGTTGTCAAATAAAGTAAAAACTAAATTAAAAAAAATATAA
- a CDS encoding DedA family protein, whose protein sequence is MENLINNLELRSNYFILIAVFIVSFLESLALTGLFLPGTILMITLGTFIGNHKISLYSSWFIGIIGCLLGDWISYFIGVKLKKKSIEKLKFLNVSIIEKIEYYLNNYSIITIFLGKFIGPIRPLIPILSGILGVPIKKFFYPDLLGCILWPLLYFIPGIIAKTVSNIPDKDKGNFKLLIFSFILLLWCELYLFWKLFSNSKNNWFIKNLSKKNIIILIPIFLLFIIINIIFLNLSPQTIVLKNLLIQIFKLF, encoded by the coding sequence ATGGAAAATTTAATTAATAATTTAGAATTAAGATCAAATTATTTTATATTAATTGCTGTTTTTATTGTTTCTTTTTTAGAATCATTAGCGTTAACTGGATTATTTTTACCTGGTACTATATTAATGATTACTTTAGGAACATTTATAGGAAACCATAAAATATCATTATATTCTTCTTGGTTTATAGGGATAATAGGTTGTTTATTAGGAGATTGGATATCGTATTTTATTGGTGTAAAATTAAAAAAAAAATCTATTGAAAAACTAAAATTTTTAAATGTATCAATAATAGAAAAAATTGAATATTATTTAAATAATTATAGTATAATAACTATATTTTTAGGTAAGTTTATAGGTCCAATAAGACCGTTAATACCTATTTTATCTGGAATATTAGGAGTTCCAATAAAAAAATTCTTTTATCCAGATTTATTAGGATGTATTTTATGGCCATTATTATATTTTATACCTGGTATAATAGCAAAAACTGTTTCAAATATACCAGATAAAGATAAAGGAAATTTTAAATTATTAATTTTTTCTTTCATATTATTATTGTGGTGTGAACTATATTTATTTTGGAAATTATTTAGTAATAGTAAAAATAATTGGTTTATTAAAAATTTATCAAAAAAAAATATTATAATATTAATACCAATATTTTTATTATTTATAATAATAAATATTATATTTTTAAATTTAAGTCCACAAACCATTGTTTTAAAAAATTTATTAATTCAAATATTTAAATTATTTTAA
- the leuD gene encoding 3-isopropylmalate dehydratase small subunit: MKKLLNHVGTVLPLNIPNVDTDAIIPKQFLQRVHKKGFGKYLFYNWRFLNDNINKINYNFVLNKNEFQKSSILLTRNNFGCGSSREHAVWALLDFGFKVIISSKFADIFYNNALNNHIIPIKLEEKIIDNLFNLVYDNPKIKFKVNLKNCKLIIKKPNLIYNFNISKSKLYILINKLDNISLTMKYEKYIKNYEIKKFKYMF, from the coding sequence ATGAAAAAATTACTAAATCATGTAGGTACAGTATTACCTTTAAATATACCTAATGTAGATACAGATGCTATTATTCCTAAACAATTTTTACAAAGAGTTCATAAAAAAGGTTTTGGTAAATATTTATTTTATAATTGGCGTTTTCTAAATGATAATATTAATAAAATTAATTATAATTTTGTTTTAAATAAAAATGAATTTCAAAAATCTAGTATATTATTAACTAGAAATAATTTTGGATGTGGTTCTTCTCGTGAGCATGCTGTATGGGCTTTATTAGATTTTGGTTTTAAAGTAATTATTTCTTCAAAATTTGCTGATATATTTTATAATAATGCTTTAAATAATCATATAATCCCAATTAAATTGGAAGAAAAAATTATTGATAATCTATTCAATTTAGTTTATGATAACCCTAAAATAAAATTTAAAGTTAATTTAAAAAATTGTAAATTAATTATAAAAAAACCTAATTTAATTTACAATTTTAATATTAGTAAATCTAAACTTTATATTTTAATTAATAAATTAGATAATATTAGTTTAACTATGAAATATGAAAAATATATAAAAAATTATGAAATTAAAAAATTTAAATATATGTTTTAA
- a CDS encoding co-chaperone GroES has product MKIRPLHDKIILKKQKVESSSSGGILLTGSAAGKSNRGKVIAVGKGRILENGKIRPLDIKVNDIVIFNEGYNSKIEKIDNEEILIISENDVLAIIE; this is encoded by the coding sequence ATGAAAATTCGTCCATTACATGATAAAATTATATTAAAAAAACAAAAAGTTGAATCTTCTTCATCAGGGGGTATTTTATTAACTGGATCTGCAGCTGGTAAATCTAATAGAGGTAAAGTTATAGCTGTAGGTAAAGGAAGAATATTAGAAAATGGTAAAATAAGACCTTTAGATATAAAAGTTAACGATATTGTTATATTTAATGAAGGATATAATTCTAAAATAGAAAAAATTGATAATGAAGAAATTTTAATTATTTCTGAAAATGATGTATTAGCAATTATAGAATAA
- the leuB gene encoding 3-isopropylmalate dehydrogenase, with amino-acid sequence MFSNYKIAVLPGDGIGPEVMKQVYKIIYLINKIFKLNIITKEYKIGGIAIDDINIPLPLNTLLGCLKSNAILLGSVGGNRWDNLPSKKKPEIGSLLFLRKYFKLFNNLRPSKLYLGLEYLCPLKKEIYNKGLDILCVRELISGIYFGKPKGYNGYNKLKYAFDTEIYYKFEIEKIAHVAFKKALERKLKVTSVDKSNVLQSSILWRKTVCNISKLYPKVELNHMYIDNITMQLIKNPSQFDVILCSNLFGDIISDECAMISGSIGMLPSASLNENKFGIYEPAGGSAPDISGKNIANPIAQILSFSMLLKYSFNLVKESDIIDNSINKVLKYGYKTKDLTLNSKDFISTSEIGSLISCFIIKENNINEQNTIRKNI; translated from the coding sequence ATGTTTAGTAATTATAAAATAGCTGTTTTACCAGGTGATGGTATTGGTCCAGAAGTTATGAAACAAGTATATAAAATTATATATTTAATAAATAAAATATTTAAATTAAATATAATTACTAAAGAATATAAAATTGGTGGAATAGCTATTGATGATATAAATATACCGTTACCTTTAAATACTTTATTAGGTTGTTTAAAATCTAATGCAATTTTATTAGGATCAGTTGGAGGAAATAGATGGGATAATTTGCCATCAAAAAAAAAACCAGAAATAGGATCGTTATTATTTTTACGTAAATATTTTAAACTTTTTAATAATTTAAGACCATCAAAATTATATTTAGGATTAGAATATTTGTGTCCTTTAAAAAAAGAAATTTATAATAAAGGTTTGGATATTTTATGTGTAAGAGAATTAATTAGTGGAATTTATTTTGGAAAACCTAAAGGATATAATGGTTATAATAAATTAAAATATGCTTTTGATACTGAAATATACTATAAATTTGAAATTGAGAAAATTGCTCATGTTGCTTTTAAAAAGGCTTTAGAAAGAAAACTTAAAGTTACTTCGGTTGATAAATCTAATGTTTTACAATCTTCTATATTATGGAGAAAAACTGTTTGCAATATATCTAAACTATATCCTAAAGTAGAATTAAATCATATGTATATAGATAATATTACTATGCAATTAATTAAAAATCCATCACAATTTGATGTTATATTGTGTTCTAATTTATTTGGAGATATAATTTCAGATGAATGTGCTATGATTTCTGGTTCTATAGGTATGTTACCTTCTGCAAGTTTAAATGAAAATAAATTTGGAATATATGAACCAGCTGGTGGTTCTGCTCCAGATATTTCAGGTAAAAATATAGCTAATCCTATAGCTCAAATATTATCTTTTTCAATGTTATTAAAATATAGTTTTAATTTAGTAAAAGAATCTGATATAATAGATAATTCTATAAATAAAGTTTTAAAATATGGATATAAAACTAAAGATTTAACATTAAATAGTAAAGATTTTATTAGTACTAGTGAAATTGGGTCTTTAATTTCTTGTTTTATAATTAAGGAAAATAATATTAATGAGCAAAACACTATACGAAAAAATATATAA
- the groL gene encoding chaperonin GroEL (60 kDa chaperone family; promotes refolding of misfolded polypeptides especially under stressful conditions; forms two stacked rings of heptamers to form a barrel-shaped 14mer; ends can be capped by GroES; misfolded proteins enter the barrel where they are refolded when GroES binds), with product MTSKEIKFGNDARSKMLRGVNLLADAVKVTLGPKGRNAVLDKSFGAPIITKDGVTVAREIELEDKFENMGAQMVKEVASKANDAAGDGTTTATLLAQSIVNEGLKAVAAGMNPMDLKRGIDKAVISAVKELKLISVPCENSKSITQVGTISANADENVGKLISQAMSKVGKEGVITVEEGTGLEDELDVVEGMQFDRGYLSPYFINKQENGTVELDHPYILLVDKKISSIRELLSILERVAKSNKPMLIIAEDIEGEALATLVVNTMRGIVKVAAVKAPGFGDRRKSMLQDIAILTGGTVISEEIGLELDKINIESLGQSKKIVINKDNTTIIDGLGKDSAIKNRVKQIYQQIKNATSDYDKEKLQERVAKLAGGVAVLKVGAATEVEMKEKKARVEDALHATRAAVEEGVVAGGGVALIRVASRIINMSGDNEDQNVGIRIAIKAMEAPLRQIVANAGEEPSVVANAVKGGKGNYGYNAATAEYGNMIKFGILDPTKVTRSALQYAASVAGLMVTTECMITDLPKEDKSDINNMSGPSGGIGGMNNMM from the coding sequence ATGACGTCTAAAGAAATTAAATTTGGTAATGATGCTAGATCAAAAATGTTAAGAGGTGTTAATTTATTAGCTGACGCAGTTAAGGTTACTTTAGGCCCAAAAGGACGTAATGCTGTATTGGATAAATCTTTTGGAGCTCCTATTATTACTAAAGATGGTGTAACTGTAGCAAGAGAAATAGAATTAGAAGATAAATTTGAAAATATGGGTGCTCAAATGGTAAAAGAAGTTGCATCTAAAGCAAATGATGCTGCTGGTGATGGTACTACAACAGCAACTTTATTAGCACAATCTATTGTAAATGAAGGTTTAAAAGCAGTTGCTGCAGGTATGAATCCTATGGATTTAAAAAGAGGTATAGATAAAGCTGTAATATCAGCTGTAAAAGAATTAAAATTAATTTCAGTACCTTGTGAAAATTCTAAATCTATTACACAAGTAGGTACTATATCAGCTAATGCTGATGAAAATGTTGGAAAATTAATATCACAAGCAATGAGTAAAGTTGGAAAAGAAGGAGTTATTACAGTTGAAGAAGGTACTGGTTTAGAAGATGAATTAGATGTAGTAGAAGGAATGCAATTTGATAGAGGATATTTATCTCCTTATTTTATAAATAAACAAGAAAATGGAACTGTAGAATTAGATCATCCTTATATTTTATTGGTAGATAAAAAAATATCTAGTATACGTGAACTATTATCTATATTAGAACGAGTTGCTAAATCTAATAAACCTATGTTAATAATAGCAGAAGATATAGAAGGTGAAGCATTAGCTACTTTAGTAGTTAATACTATGAGAGGGATTGTTAAAGTTGCTGCTGTTAAAGCACCTGGATTTGGCGATAGACGTAAATCTATGTTACAAGATATAGCTATTTTAACAGGAGGTACTGTTATATCAGAAGAAATTGGATTAGAATTAGATAAAATAAATATAGAGTCTTTAGGACAATCAAAAAAAATTGTTATAAATAAAGATAATACTACTATAATTGATGGTTTAGGAAAGGATAGTGCAATAAAAAATCGTGTAAAACAAATTTATCAACAAATAAAAAATGCTACTTCTGATTATGATAAAGAAAAACTTCAAGAAAGAGTAGCAAAACTTGCTGGTGGAGTAGCTGTTTTAAAAGTAGGAGCAGCAACAGAAGTAGAAATGAAAGAAAAAAAAGCAAGAGTAGAAGATGCTTTACATGCTACCAGAGCTGCTGTAGAAGAAGGAGTAGTAGCTGGTGGTGGTGTTGCGTTAATACGTGTTGCTTCTAGAATAATTAATATGTCTGGTGATAATGAAGATCAAAATGTAGGTATTCGCATAGCAATAAAAGCTATGGAAGCTCCTCTTCGTCAAATAGTAGCTAATGCAGGAGAAGAACCTTCTGTTGTAGCTAATGCTGTAAAAGGTGGTAAAGGTAATTATGGTTATAATGCAGCTACTGCAGAATATGGTAATATGATTAAATTTGGTATACTTGATCCAACTAAAGTAACTAGATCTGCTTTACAATATGCAGCTTCTGTTGCTGGTTTAATGGTAACTACAGAATGTATGATAACTGATTTACCAAAAGAAGATAAATCTGACATTAATAATATGAGCGGGCCATCAGGAGGAATTGGTGGTATGAATAATATGATGTAA
- a CDS encoding mechanosensitive ion channel domain-containing protein, translated as MIEKKINFIIYFLIFNLIFNFLLNINIFKFNIHDKIIKNKFINICNIYIYNTKNNINKKYLFKNIKKKYYYLNKKLLKKIDLIKKKKNKNYHFKINLNIKNKEKKINIYKREIYTEYYNKKIEYKNIIINSNYCSFKKKIYYNNNKLIKKIMQQYYYNIKNNKYIYNNNLIIKKLYKIFHNIINCFKFINSFNFSKLKIKDKILKLLYLKYIINKNNLIINKIKLVKLNYKNNFYYFNKNNKFNKNKILNYQIKIKRKNIKLLLKNYKYLNINLVKLKSQYIKLNILLLIIKDCNYRYLFWISNKSYINYNYLLYIYNFLIITIFLLKYICFFNINFIINIILIIILMIFYINFILKFAKKNNYFFLNNIYSLFKYNFLLLYNIIFVIFFLSITLILLWDFIYYFENLYIKDKYKIIVITMLKIFSIMFLIKQICFYILNKNKKIIKKIKKIIYNFKKKKYHYLFFLRFIVPFFILLILIFFLKNFNFIKDFNRFFLIFICLYVSVFIFNLKKTNIPLYLNKNIKINFIINQILWNLLFFLSLLFVILILYGYTYAIKDLLIKLLSSLLIWFLNLIIFFIIKKMIILKYFYAIKYVIDSNKIKDIHSIMENKKDVNNNNKLYKKSNIINIKNTKIKIIRLIKFTLIIISLIMIYLIWFKIYIILNFIENIKLFYIIKNIKFIDYKNFKFIKLKSILLIILTLLITFQLVSNIPILLELFILKYLDLMPNTKYAIINLTKKFLFFFGIFIIVSLLKIKLNKLKWLFTALGLGLGFGLQEIFANFISGLIILFEKPIRINDTVTIKNFTGNIKSINTRATTIIDCNRREVIIPNKSFITEQFINWSLSDSITRIVLNITAPIKIDSNKIIKILIDSSKKCNYVLNKPNPEAFLVDFKQGIQIFEMRIYTSKLKNRKLLKHSLNMLILNSFKDNNIDIPFLFLQIKNNK; from the coding sequence ATGATTGAAAAAAAAATAAATTTCATTATATATTTTCTTATATTTAATTTAATATTTAATTTTTTATTAAATATTAATATATTTAAATTTAATATTCATGATAAAATTATTAAAAATAAATTTATAAATATATGTAATATATATATTTATAATACAAAAAATAATATAAATAAAAAATACTTATTTAAAAATATTAAAAAAAAATATTATTATCTTAATAAAAAATTATTAAAAAAAATAGATTTAATAAAAAAAAAAAAAAATAAAAATTATCATTTTAAAATAAATTTAAATATAAAAAATAAAGAAAAAAAAATTAATATTTATAAAAGAGAAATATATACTGAATATTATAATAAAAAAATTGAATATAAAAATATAATAATCAATAGTAATTATTGTTCATTTAAAAAAAAAATATATTATAATAATAACAAGCTTATAAAAAAAATAATGCAACAATATTATTATAATATAAAAAATAATAAATATATTTATAATAATAATTTAATTATAAAAAAATTATATAAAATATTTCATAATATAATTAATTGTTTTAAATTTATAAATAGTTTTAATTTTTCTAAATTAAAAATTAAAGATAAAATATTAAAATTATTATATTTAAAATATATAATTAATAAAAATAATTTAATTATAAATAAAATAAAATTAGTAAAGTTAAATTATAAAAATAATTTTTATTATTTTAATAAAAATAATAAATTTAATAAAAATAAAATTTTAAATTATCAAATAAAAATAAAAAGAAAAAATATTAAATTATTATTAAAAAATTATAAATATTTAAATATTAATTTAGTAAAATTAAAATCACAATATATAAAATTAAATATATTATTACTTATAATAAAAGATTGTAACTATAGATATTTATTTTGGATATCAAATAAATCATATATTAATTATAATTATTTACTTTACATTTATAATTTTTTAATTATAACAATATTTTTATTAAAATACATATGTTTTTTTAATATTAATTTTATAATTAATATAATATTAATTATAATATTAATGATTTTTTATATAAATTTTATTTTAAAATTTGCTAAAAAAAATAATTATTTTTTTTTGAATAACATTTATTCATTATTTAAATATAATTTTTTATTATTATATAATATTATTTTTGTTATTTTTTTTTTATCTATAACATTAATTTTATTATGGGATTTTATTTATTATTTTGAAAATTTATATATTAAAGATAAATATAAAATTATTGTTATTACAATGCTAAAAATATTTTCTATAATGTTTTTAATAAAACAAATATGTTTTTATATATTAAATAAAAATAAAAAAATAATAAAAAAAATAAAAAAAATTATTTATAATTTTAAAAAAAAAAAATATCATTATTTATTTTTTTTAAGATTTATTGTTCCGTTTTTTATTTTACTTATATTAATATTTTTTTTAAAAAATTTTAATTTTATTAAAGATTTTAATAGATTTTTTTTAATTTTTATTTGTTTATATGTAAGTGTATTTATATTTAATTTAAAAAAAACTAACATACCTCTTTATTTAAATAAAAATATAAAAATAAATTTTATCATTAATCAAATCTTATGGAATTTATTGTTTTTTTTATCTTTATTATTTGTAATATTAATATTATATGGATATACATATGCTATAAAAGATTTATTAATAAAACTTTTATCATCATTATTGATTTGGTTTTTAAATTTAATAATATTTTTTATAATAAAAAAAATGATAATATTAAAATACTTTTATGCTATTAAATATGTTATAGATTCAAATAAAATTAAAGATATACATAGTATTATGGAAAATAAAAAAGATGTAAATAATAATAATAAATTATATAAAAAAAGTAATATTATTAATATAAAGAATACAAAAATTAAAATAATTAGATTAATTAAATTTACTTTAATTATTATTAGTTTAATTATGATTTATTTAATTTGGTTTAAGATATATATTATTTTAAATTTTATTGAAAATATAAAATTATTTTATATAATTAAAAATATAAAATTTATTGACTATAAAAATTTTAAATTTATTAAATTAAAATCAATATTATTAATAATATTAACATTATTAATTACATTTCAATTAGTTAGTAATATACCTATATTATTAGAACTTTTTATATTAAAATATTTAGATTTAATGCCAAATACAAAATATGCTATTATAAATTTAACTAAAAAATTTTTGTTTTTTTTTGGAATATTTATTATTGTTTCATTATTAAAAATAAAATTAAATAAATTAAAATGGTTATTTACTGCTTTAGGTTTAGGATTGGGTTTTGGTTTACAAGAAATATTTGCAAATTTTATATCTGGTTTAATAATATTATTTGAGAAACCAATAAGAATTAATGATACTGTTACAATTAAAAATTTTACTGGTAATATAAAAAGTATTAATACAAGAGCCACAACTATTATAGATTGTAATAGAAGAGAAGTTATTATACCAAATAAATCTTTTATAACTGAACAATTTATTAATTGGTCTCTATCGGATTCTATAACAAGAATTGTTTTAAATATTACGGCACCGATTAAAATTGATAGTAATAAAATAATCAAAATTTTAATAGATTCTTCTAAAAAATGTAATTATGTATTAAATAAACCTAATCCAGAAGCTTTTCTAGTAGATTTTAAACAAGGTATTCAAATTTTTGAAATGAGAATTTATACTTCTAAATTAAAAAATAGAAAATTATTAAAACATTCATTAAATATGTTAATTTTAAATTCTTTTAAAGATAATAATATTGATATACCTTTTTTATTTCTACAAATAAAAAATAATAAATAA
- the leuC gene encoding 3-isopropylmalate dehydratase large subunit, with translation MSKTLYEKIYNNHIVYKNIDEETILYIDKHLIHEVTSPQAFDGLRINNRKVRCPSKTFATMDHNVSTKTKDIEASGNLASIQMKTLIKNCKDFKIKLYDLNHPLQGIVHVVGPEQGITLPGNTIVCGDSHTATHGAFGALSFGIGTSEVEHVLATQTLKQSKFKNMKIEIFGELKPYISAKDIALFIIGKIGHSGGTGYIIEFCGSVIKNLSMEGRMTLCNMSIEMGAKSGLIAPDNITFKYLKNKKFSPKGKYWEKAVNYWKKLKSDINSNFDKIFKFNITNIKPQVTWGTNPGHVIGIDQNIPNPKLYNNIEEQISAQNALYYMNLNHGVNLKKIKIDKIFIGSCTNSRIEDLRSIAYIVNGKKISKNIKQAIIVPGSNPVKIQAEKENLHKIFINSGFEWRLPGCSMCLAMNDDKLNPGDRCASTSNRNFEGRQGRDSRTHLLSPLMAAASAIKGYFSDVRDFF, from the coding sequence ATGAGCAAAACACTATACGAAAAAATATATAATAATCATATAGTATATAAAAATATTGATGAAGAAACTATATTATATATTGATAAACATTTAATACACGAAGTAACTTCTCCTCAAGCTTTTGATGGATTAAGAATAAATAATCGTAAGGTACGTTGTCCATCTAAAACTTTTGCTACCATGGATCATAATGTTTCTACTAAAACCAAAGATATAGAAGCTTCTGGAAATTTAGCAAGTATTCAAATGAAAACATTAATTAAAAATTGTAAAGATTTTAAAATTAAATTATATGATTTAAATCATCCTTTACAAGGAATCGTGCATGTTGTAGGACCAGAACAAGGAATTACTTTACCTGGTAATACTATAGTATGCGGTGACTCACATACTGCTACTCATGGCGCATTTGGTGCTTTATCTTTTGGAATAGGAACTTCAGAAGTAGAACATGTATTAGCCACTCAAACTTTAAAACAAAGTAAATTTAAAAATATGAAAATAGAAATATTTGGAGAATTAAAGCCTTATATTTCAGCTAAAGATATAGCTTTGTTTATTATTGGTAAAATTGGTCATTCTGGTGGAACAGGATATATAATAGAATTTTGTGGATCCGTAATTAAAAATTTAAGTATGGAAGGAAGAATGACTTTGTGCAATATGTCTATTGAAATGGGGGCAAAATCTGGATTAATAGCTCCTGATAATATAACTTTTAAATACTTAAAAAATAAAAAGTTTTCACCTAAAGGAAAATATTGGGAAAAAGCAGTAAATTATTGGAAAAAATTAAAATCAGATATAAATAGTAATTTTGATAAAATTTTTAAATTTAATATAACAAATATTAAACCTCAAGTTACATGGGGTACTAATCCTGGTCATGTAATTGGTATTGATCAAAATATACCAAATCCTAAATTATATAATAATATTGAAGAACAAATATCAGCTCAAAATGCTTTATATTATATGAATTTAAATCATGGTGTTAATTTAAAAAAAATTAAAATAGATAAAATTTTTATAGGATCATGTACTAATTCTAGAATAGAAGATTTAAGGTCTATTGCTTATATTGTTAATGGTAAAAAAATATCTAAAAATATAAAACAAGCTATTATTGTACCAGGATCTAATCCAGTTAAAATTCAAGCTGAAAAAGAAAATTTACATAAAATATTTATAAATTCAGGTTTTGAATGGAGATTACCAGGATGTTCTATGTGTTTGGCTATGAATGATGATAAACTTAATCCAGGAGACAGATGTGCTTCTACAAGTAATAGAAATTTTGAGGGAAGACAAGGTAGGGATAGTAGAACTCATTTATTAAGTCCATTAATGGCAGCAGCATCAGCAATAAAAGGATATTTTTCTGATGTAAGAGATTTTTTTTAA